The Novosphingobium terrae genome has a window encoding:
- a CDS encoding anhydro-N-acetylmuramic acid kinase: MLVMGFMSGTSLDGVDVAMLRTDGEVIEVLGPALLMPFEDPERAVLVGATEDALDWNGYGAQPKSFAAAGAVVDAVHQRAGLALMAQSGGKPDLVGFHGQTLLHRPKRQLSLQIGDPQALADALDVPVVAGMRQDDLRAGGEGAPLVPAYHAALAARLGLEAPVAFLNLGGVANLTFIGEGGDLVAFDTGPANGLIDLVVQQRGAGRYDDGGRLAAAGQVDQRILADLLAHEYFRGQGAKSLDRYDFSLDWAWEYRLEDAVATLTAFTAESVALAARSLPHTPKTWVICGGGCHNPVLMQALRDRLGDCRTADAIGLRSDFVEAEAMGFLAARSLRGLPLTFPGTTGVSAPLTGGRLWRPATHAAVV; this comes from the coding sequence ATGCTGGTCATGGGATTTATGAGCGGAACCTCGCTGGATGGCGTCGATGTGGCGATGCTTCGCACCGATGGCGAGGTGATCGAGGTCTTAGGCCCCGCTTTGCTGATGCCGTTTGAGGATCCGGAACGCGCCGTGCTGGTCGGCGCCACCGAGGATGCGCTGGATTGGAATGGCTATGGCGCGCAGCCGAAGTCCTTCGCGGCGGCAGGTGCGGTGGTGGATGCGGTGCATCAGCGGGCCGGGCTGGCCTTGATGGCTCAGTCGGGCGGCAAGCCCGATCTGGTGGGCTTTCATGGCCAGACTCTGCTGCATCGCCCCAAGCGCCAGCTTTCGCTGCAGATCGGCGATCCGCAGGCCTTGGCCGATGCGCTGGATGTGCCGGTGGTGGCCGGGATGCGGCAGGACGATCTGCGCGCGGGTGGCGAGGGGGCTCCGCTGGTGCCCGCCTATCATGCGGCTCTGGCGGCGCGGCTGGGGCTGGAGGCGCCGGTGGCGTTCCTCAATCTGGGTGGCGTGGCCAATCTGACCTTTATTGGCGAGGGTGGCGATCTGGTGGCCTTCGACACCGGCCCGGCCAATGGTCTGATCGATCTGGTGGTGCAGCAGCGCGGCGCCGGGCGTTATGACGATGGCGGCCGACTGGCGGCGGCGGGGCAGGTGGACCAGCGCATTCTGGCCGATCTGCTGGCGCATGAGTATTTCCGGGGGCAGGGCGCCAAATCGCTCGACCGCTATGATTTCTCGCTGGATTGGGCGTGGGAATACAGGCTTGAGGACGCCGTTGCGACGCTGACGGCTTTCACCGCCGAGTCGGTGGCTTTGGCGGCGCGCAGTCTGCCGCACACCCCCAAAACATGGGTGATCTGCGGCGGTGGCTGCCATAATCCGGTGCTGATGCAGGCGCTGCGTGACCGCCTTGGCGACTGCCGCACCGCTGACGCCATAGGTCTGCGCAGCGATTTCGTTGAGGCCGAGGCGATGGGCTTTCTGGCCGCGCGCAGCCTGCGCGGCCTGCCTTTGACCTTCCCCGGCACCACCGGCGTTTCGGCGCCGTTGACGGGCGGGCGCCTGTGGCGCCCGGCCACTCATGCGGCAGTGGTCTAG
- a CDS encoding TonB-dependent receptor plug domain-containing protein, producing the protein MATLDRRAIAMGALVVALAQGASLAHAQDTSAAPAAAPAPQNEIIVTGTRIAVPGLTASSPISSTNQEAIKLQSAMTIEDFSTKLPQLSGGVRQGSQGSDAFGANVLELRNFGQSRTLVLIDGTRAAPFGFRNSVDANALPASLIKRVDVLTGGAAAVYGADAVAGVVNFILNDDFKGIQASTTGRLATRGGGANYGGSLTWGSKLGDRGHLVIAVDYTQRDGVRAGQRDWANTPGQTIPSVGGVFTDVASGRKFGFTDAGAFTTNPSATSNISGSYPLTSPLKRINAAALFKYEITPQVEFYGRAMFTHMRSQETGTPGAAPASVSQTVGISASNPFLTDAIRNQLTFVNGVAQVNVSRSLAELGLINYDTERNTLQVQGGLRGPLTPHIKWNVYAQYGRSSENTEITGDGLVTNSSGANNFASIVNTVNIFGPNSSGLASALDSSINGFRRTRDQFVTAGTISGSLADVFSLPAGPIGFAVGVEYRRETASIGQDAPLLTGNTYREGVQAAYNGEFDVKELYGEVLIPLIHDTPFIRKLDVGGAYRYSDYNLFGNHGTWKAEANWQVDRNLRFRGTYQSVLRTPNFGEFAAGMSSLPFNNLITVARLTPRYGGDPCVLGTGNAAQCARFGAPAVGSTNSFSPTYLTGNYYYGGNPALKPETGYTKTLGAVLTPTFIPGLNVSVDWYNLDLRGAVGVIQPIAAITSCYVTNPSASNPLCSLVTRNPDGSFKDAFVNNQNLGRLLQRGLDIAASYTARPQWLPGKGMRFSYQGNIVTSYLIQANSTVAAVQCKGTFGATCSSDGTTLVQPAYRHTAGMGWLFDKGVVQFDWNRIGKVRSSTVGSTETIAAQDTFDLSASYKFTDVVTMSAGLYNIFDKAPPFVSTGGVFNTFPDTYDIMGRTVGISLTARI; encoded by the coding sequence ATGGCTACATTGGATCGTCGTGCCATCGCCATGGGGGCTTTGGTTGTCGCGCTGGCGCAGGGGGCTTCGCTGGCTCATGCGCAGGATACTTCTGCCGCGCCTGCCGCAGCACCCGCGCCGCAGAATGAAATCATCGTGACGGGCACGCGCATTGCTGTGCCGGGTCTCACCGCCAGCAGCCCGATCTCCTCCACCAATCAGGAGGCGATCAAGCTGCAGTCGGCGATGACCATCGAGGATTTCTCGACCAAGCTGCCCCAGCTTTCGGGCGGTGTGCGTCAGGGTTCGCAGGGCAGCGATGCCTTCGGCGCCAATGTGCTGGAACTGCGCAACTTCGGCCAGAGCCGTACCCTTGTGCTGATCGACGGCACGCGGGCCGCGCCTTTCGGCTTCCGCAATTCGGTTGATGCCAATGCTTTGCCCGCCTCGCTCATCAAGCGGGTGGACGTGCTGACGGGCGGCGCGGCGGCGGTCTATGGTGCTGACGCCGTGGCAGGTGTGGTCAACTTCATTCTGAACGATGACTTCAAGGGCATTCAGGCCAGCACCACCGGTCGCCTCGCCACGCGTGGCGGCGGGGCCAATTACGGCGGCTCGCTGACCTGGGGCAGCAAGCTGGGCGATCGCGGCCATCTGGTGATCGCGGTGGACTACACCCAGCGTGACGGCGTGCGCGCGGGGCAGCGCGACTGGGCCAACACGCCCGGCCAGACCATCCCCAGCGTGGGCGGCGTCTTCACCGATGTGGCGAGCGGGCGCAAGTTCGGCTTCACCGATGCCGGGGCTTTCACCACCAACCCTTCGGCGACTTCGAACATTTCCGGTTCCTATCCGCTGACCTCGCCGCTCAAGCGTATCAATGCCGCCGCGCTGTTCAAATATGAGATCACGCCGCAGGTGGAATTCTATGGCCGCGCCATGTTCACCCATATGCGCAGCCAGGAAACCGGCACGCCGGGCGCCGCGCCCGCCTCGGTCAGCCAGACCGTGGGGATCAGCGCCAGCAACCCCTTCCTGACCGACGCCATCCGCAACCAGCTGACCTTTGTGAACGGCGTAGCGCAGGTCAATGTGTCGCGCTCGCTGGCCGAGCTGGGGCTGATCAATTACGACACCGAGCGCAACACGCTGCAGGTGCAGGGAGGCCTGCGTGGCCCGCTGACGCCGCATATCAAGTGGAACGTCTACGCCCAGTATGGCCGTTCGAGCGAGAACACCGAGATCACCGGCGACGGTCTGGTGACGAACTCCTCGGGAGCGAACAATTTCGCCTCCATTGTAAACACGGTGAACATTTTCGGGCCGAATTCCTCGGGTCTGGCCAGCGCTTTGGACAGCTCAATCAATGGTTTCCGCCGCACGCGTGACCAGTTCGTCACGGCGGGCACGATCAGTGGCTCGCTGGCCGATGTCTTCTCACTGCCCGCCGGCCCGATCGGTTTTGCCGTCGGCGTCGAGTATCGCCGTGAGACCGCCTCGATCGGTCAGGATGCGCCGCTGCTGACGGGCAATACCTATCGCGAGGGCGTGCAGGCCGCCTACAATGGCGAGTTCGATGTGAAGGAACTCTATGGCGAGGTGCTGATCCCGCTGATCCATGACACGCCCTTCATCCGCAAGCTGGATGTGGGCGGGGCCTATCGCTATTCGGATTATAACCTCTTTGGCAATCACGGCACCTGGAAGGCCGAGGCCAACTGGCAGGTGGACCGCAATCTGCGTTTCCGCGGGACCTATCAGAGCGTGCTGCGCACCCCCAACTTTGGTGAGTTTGCAGCGGGCATGTCCTCGCTGCCCTTCAACAACCTCATCACCGTTGCGCGCCTGACCCCGCGTTACGGCGGCGACCCCTGCGTGCTGGGCACCGGCAATGCCGCGCAATGCGCCCGCTTTGGCGCGCCCGCTGTCGGCTCGACCAACAGCTTCTCGCCCACCTATCTGACGGGCAACTACTATTACGGCGGCAACCCCGCGCTGAAGCCCGAGACCGGCTACACCAAGACGCTGGGCGCGGTGCTGACGCCCACCTTCATCCCCGGGCTGAACGTCTCGGTGGACTGGTACAATCTGGATCTGCGCGGTGCGGTCGGCGTGATCCAGCCCATCGCGGCGATCACCAGCTGCTATGTGACCAACCCCAGCGCCAGCAATCCGCTGTGCTCTCTGGTGACGCGTAACCCCGATGGTTCCTTCAAGGACGCCTTTGTGAACAACCAGAATTTGGGCCGCCTGCTGCAGCGCGGTCTGGATATTGCCGCCAGCTATACGGCCCGTCCGCAGTGGCTGCCCGGCAAGGGGATGCGCTTCAGCTATCAGGGCAACATCGTCACGTCCTACCTGATTCAGGCCAACTCGACCGTGGCGGCGGTGCAGTGCAAGGGCACCTTCGGCGCCACCTGCTCCAGCGACGGCACGACGCTGGTTCAGCCCGCCTATCGCCACACGGCGGGCATGGGCTGGCTGTTCGACAAGGGTGTTGTCCAGTTCGACTGGAACCGGATTGGCAAGGTGCGTTCCAGCACGGTGGGCTCCACCGAGACCATCGCCGCTCAGGACACCTTCGACCTTTCGGCCAGCTACAAGTTCACCGATGTGGTGACGATGAGCGCGGGCCTCTACAACATCTTCGACAAGGCCCCGCCGTTTGTCTCGACCGGCGGCGTGTTCAACACCTTCCCCGATACCTATGACATCATGGGCCGCACCGTGGGCATTTCGCTGACGGCGCGCATCTAA
- a CDS encoding SIS domain-containing protein, with amino-acid sequence MNLMSSSTPTKMATEALEAPALCLAQLRLNSDLMREAGQRLRALAPPFAATLARGSSDQAASFAKFLLETRVGLPTVSHAPSIGSLYQATSDRFRNVPLIAISQSGRSPDLLAAAQEASARGALVIAVVNDAASPLADLAQIVIPVHAGAETSVAATKSFVCTLFALAHLAAEWSGDAELLNALTTAGPLLEQAAKADWSAAVPLLVKAQEMLVLGRGPTLTIAGEAALKLKETCNLHAEAFSSAEVAHGPMTLVGAGDPVLAFAPLDVARTGLRDRLEDFAARGARVIAAGASEDIAPAELVLPFAAETHPIIGAIAQIQSFYGLANALSLARGCNPDNPPHLNKVTSTL; translated from the coding sequence ATGAACCTTATGTCTTCCAGCACCCCCACCAAGATGGCCACGGAGGCTCTTGAAGCCCCAGCGCTGTGCCTCGCCCAACTCCGCCTCAACAGCGATCTGATGCGTGAGGCGGGCCAGCGCCTGCGCGCGCTGGCACCGCCCTTCGCCGCCACTCTGGCGCGCGGGAGTTCGGATCAGGCGGCCAGTTTCGCCAAGTTTTTGCTGGAAACACGGGTCGGCCTGCCCACTGTCAGCCATGCACCCTCGATCGGCTCGCTTTACCAGGCGACCTCCGACAGGTTCCGCAACGTGCCGCTGATCGCCATCTCGCAGTCGGGCCGCAGCCCCGATCTGCTGGCCGCCGCGCAAGAGGCCAGCGCGCGCGGCGCTCTGGTGATCGCGGTGGTCAATGACGCCGCCTCGCCGCTGGCCGATCTGGCGCAGATCGTCATCCCCGTCCATGCGGGCGCGGAAACCAGCGTGGCGGCCACCAAGAGCTTTGTCTGCACCCTCTTCGCCCTCGCCCATCTGGCCGCAGAATGGAGCGGCGATGCCGAGCTTTTGAACGCCCTCACCACCGCAGGCCCGCTGCTGGAACAGGCCGCAAAGGCCGACTGGTCCGCCGCCGTCCCGCTGCTGGTGAAAGCGCAGGAGATGCTGGTGCTGGGCCGAGGCCCCACCCTGACCATCGCCGGGGAAGCCGCGCTGAAGCTCAAGGAAACCTGCAACCTGCACGCCGAGGCCTTCAGCAGCGCCGAAGTCGCCCATGGCCCGATGACGCTGGTGGGCGCGGGCGATCCCGTGCTGGCCTTCGCCCCGCTCGATGTCGCCCGCACCGGGCTGCGCGACAGGCTGGAGGATTTCGCGGCGCGCGGCGCGCGGGTGATCGCCGCCGGAGCCAGCGAGGACATCGCGCCTGCCGAACTGGTGCTGCCCTTCGCTGCCGAAACCCATCCGATCATCGGCGCCATCGCCCAGATCCAGAGCTTTTACGGGCTGGCCAATGCCTTGTCGCTGGCGCGGGGGTGCAATCCCGACAATCCGCCCCATCTTAACAAGGTGACGAGCACGCTATGA